The following are encoded in a window of Pangasianodon hypophthalmus isolate fPanHyp1 chromosome 14, fPanHyp1.pri, whole genome shotgun sequence genomic DNA:
- the linc.pou2af1 gene encoding colorectal cancer associated 2 isoform X3: protein MSDKPKVYQGVRVKTTVKELLQKRRALQAAESRKTQAVTSHDVCSTPVTAGHLDILSAQDAYFQPRQFAESVHMAMEDMFDDQLLMNMIPAENFSSSTAVCAPAPAQWPHGYFPSSCADYYTNSLASSSPTHSFSLPSPVDYNSYTPPESHSSSSSCYSSPTRMDMSSSFTSENYHYQHCTLQHCFCLSHWPSVQDGTMAADYAPPHYSTSDCFYQALGEEAYCRRDSSSSELCYL, encoded by the exons ATGTCTG ACAAACCTAAGGTGTACCAGGGTGTGCGGGTGAAGACCACCGTCAAGGAGCTGCTTCAGAAACGCAGGGCACTTCAGGCAGCAGAATCAAGA AAAACACAAGCTGTGACGTCTCACGACGTCTGTTCTACACCAGTGACTG CGGGTCATCTCGATATTCTCTCGGCGCAGGATGCTTATTTCCAGCCTCGACAGTTTGCAGAAAGCGTGCATATGGCCATGGAGGACATGTTTGATGATCAGCTGCTGATGAACATGATCCCTGCAGAGAACTTCAGCTCCAGCACTGCGGTGTGTGCGCCTGCTCCTGCGCAGTGGCCGCACGGATACTTCCCTTCATCATGCGCGGACTATTACACTAACAGCTTA GCTTCCAGTTCACCAACACACTCGTTCAGTCTTCCCAGTCCGGTTGATTACAACAGCTACACTCCGCCTGAgtctcactcctcctcctcctcgtgcTACAGCTCCCCGACACGCATGGACATGAGCTCCAGCTTTACTTCAGAAAATTACCACTACCAGCATTGCACCCTGCAGCACTGCTTTTGCCTGTCGCACTGGCCCAGTGTGCAGGATGGGACCATGGCCGCAGACTACGCGCCTCCTCACTACAGCACCTCAGACTGTTTTTACCAAGCTCTGGGAGAAGAAGCTTACTGTAGAAGAGATTCCTCCAGTTCAGAGCTGTGTTACTTATAA
- the linc.pou2af1 gene encoding colorectal cancer associated 2 isoform X2: MGIFYFYIRSSTFIKLALKTMLSVEMGVKRDWRWMGYDKPKVYQGVRVKTTVKELLQKRRALQAAESRKTQAVTSHDVCSTPVTAGHLDILSAQDAYFQPRQFAESVHMAMEDMFDDQLLMNMIPAENFSSSTAVCAPAPAQWPHGYFPSSCADYYTNSLASSSPTHSFSLPSPVDYNSYTPPESHSSSSSCYSSPTRMDMSSSFTSENYHYQHCTLQHCFCLSHWPSVQDGTMAADYAPPHYSTSDCFYQALGEEAYCRRDSSSSELCYL, translated from the exons ATGGGAATTTTCTACTTCTATATCAGATCCAGTACATTTATTAAACTCGCACTTAAAACTATGCTTTCAGTCGAGATGGGAGTTAAACGAGATTGGAGATGGATGGGTTATG ACAAACCTAAGGTGTACCAGGGTGTGCGGGTGAAGACCACCGTCAAGGAGCTGCTTCAGAAACGCAGGGCACTTCAGGCAGCAGAATCAAGA AAAACACAAGCTGTGACGTCTCACGACGTCTGTTCTACACCAGTGACTG CGGGTCATCTCGATATTCTCTCGGCGCAGGATGCTTATTTCCAGCCTCGACAGTTTGCAGAAAGCGTGCATATGGCCATGGAGGACATGTTTGATGATCAGCTGCTGATGAACATGATCCCTGCAGAGAACTTCAGCTCCAGCACTGCGGTGTGTGCGCCTGCTCCTGCGCAGTGGCCGCACGGATACTTCCCTTCATCATGCGCGGACTATTACACTAACAGCTTA GCTTCCAGTTCACCAACACACTCGTTCAGTCTTCCCAGTCCGGTTGATTACAACAGCTACACTCCGCCTGAgtctcactcctcctcctcctcgtgcTACAGCTCCCCGACACGCATGGACATGAGCTCCAGCTTTACTTCAGAAAATTACCACTACCAGCATTGCACCCTGCAGCACTGCTTTTGCCTGTCGCACTGGCCCAGTGTGCAGGATGGGACCATGGCCGCAGACTACGCGCCTCCTCACTACAGCACCTCAGACTGTTTTTACCAAGCTCTGGGAGAAGAAGCTTACTGTAGAAGAGATTCCTCCAGTTCAGAGCTGTGTTACTTATAA
- the linc.pou2af1 gene encoding colorectal cancer associated 2 isoform X1, with product MDGLWYISAACGQQHTHTHTHTHTGAQRAQLRFTTSRTDFTQACKPLADFKRIFFQSYKDKPKVYQGVRVKTTVKELLQKRRALQAAESRKTQAVTSHDVCSTPVTAGHLDILSAQDAYFQPRQFAESVHMAMEDMFDDQLLMNMIPAENFSSSTAVCAPAPAQWPHGYFPSSCADYYTNSLASSSPTHSFSLPSPVDYNSYTPPESHSSSSSCYSSPTRMDMSSSFTSENYHYQHCTLQHCFCLSHWPSVQDGTMAADYAPPHYSTSDCFYQALGEEAYCRRDSSSSELCYL from the exons ATGGATGGGTTATGGTACATTTCTGCAGCATGTGgtcaacagcacacacacacacacacacacacacacaccggagcACAAAGAGCACAACTTCGCTTCACAACAAGTCGCACAGACTTTACGCAAGCTTGCAAACCACTTGCTGATTTCAAACgcattttttttcaatcatatAAAG ACAAACCTAAGGTGTACCAGGGTGTGCGGGTGAAGACCACCGTCAAGGAGCTGCTTCAGAAACGCAGGGCACTTCAGGCAGCAGAATCAAGA AAAACACAAGCTGTGACGTCTCACGACGTCTGTTCTACACCAGTGACTG CGGGTCATCTCGATATTCTCTCGGCGCAGGATGCTTATTTCCAGCCTCGACAGTTTGCAGAAAGCGTGCATATGGCCATGGAGGACATGTTTGATGATCAGCTGCTGATGAACATGATCCCTGCAGAGAACTTCAGCTCCAGCACTGCGGTGTGTGCGCCTGCTCCTGCGCAGTGGCCGCACGGATACTTCCCTTCATCATGCGCGGACTATTACACTAACAGCTTA GCTTCCAGTTCACCAACACACTCGTTCAGTCTTCCCAGTCCGGTTGATTACAACAGCTACACTCCGCCTGAgtctcactcctcctcctcctcgtgcTACAGCTCCCCGACACGCATGGACATGAGCTCCAGCTTTACTTCAGAAAATTACCACTACCAGCATTGCACCCTGCAGCACTGCTTTTGCCTGTCGCACTGGCCCAGTGTGCAGGATGGGACCATGGCCGCAGACTACGCGCCTCCTCACTACAGCACCTCAGACTGTTTTTACCAAGCTCTGGGAGAAGAAGCTTACTGTAGAAGAGATTCCTCCAGTTCAGAGCTGTGTTACTTATAA
- the linc.pou2af1 gene encoding colorectal cancer associated 2 isoform X4, protein MKAHERHAEQLGGKKGTIQYARFLQMSGHLDILSAQDAYFQPRQFAESVHMAMEDMFDDQLLMNMIPAENFSSSTAVCAPAPAQWPHGYFPSSCADYYTNSLASSSPTHSFSLPSPVDYNSYTPPESHSSSSSCYSSPTRMDMSSSFTSENYHYQHCTLQHCFCLSHWPSVQDGTMAADYAPPHYSTSDCFYQALGEEAYCRRDSSSSELCYL, encoded by the exons ATGAAAGCACACGAGCGTCATGCAGAAcagttggggggaaaaaaaggcacgATACAGTATGCAAGATTCCTTCAAATGT CGGGTCATCTCGATATTCTCTCGGCGCAGGATGCTTATTTCCAGCCTCGACAGTTTGCAGAAAGCGTGCATATGGCCATGGAGGACATGTTTGATGATCAGCTGCTGATGAACATGATCCCTGCAGAGAACTTCAGCTCCAGCACTGCGGTGTGTGCGCCTGCTCCTGCGCAGTGGCCGCACGGATACTTCCCTTCATCATGCGCGGACTATTACACTAACAGCTTA GCTTCCAGTTCACCAACACACTCGTTCAGTCTTCCCAGTCCGGTTGATTACAACAGCTACACTCCGCCTGAgtctcactcctcctcctcctcgtgcTACAGCTCCCCGACACGCATGGACATGAGCTCCAGCTTTACTTCAGAAAATTACCACTACCAGCATTGCACCCTGCAGCACTGCTTTTGCCTGTCGCACTGGCCCAGTGTGCAGGATGGGACCATGGCCGCAGACTACGCGCCTCCTCACTACAGCACCTCAGACTGTTTTTACCAAGCTCTGGGAGAAGAAGCTTACTGTAGAAGAGATTCCTCCAGTTCAGAGCTGTGTTACTTATAA
- the LOC113532633 gene encoding POU domain class 2-associating factor 1 has translation MHMGKSLSEHAASKPYQGVRVKDPVKELLRRKRGNTAKTVPPTAVVIPNNTLPSYTHVGSSGFPGSSQSSLNESAVDVGALCPGWVAQPSGTAAFQPLGHWAPPEYFQHEQSLSTLPSLTSDMYVQPVCPSYAVVGPSSVLTLAHAPLFTNLGTISSSSSGLPQIDVQDGSLAYIPWAPPLSPCPQNVAPQLLPMAVPVSESEPQQEEPAPSSEGTLALEKLLEEEEEDQKEPYACSPSLFTQDI, from the exons ATGCACATGGGAAAAT CACTGTCAGAACACGCTGCATCTAAACCATACCAGGGTGTGAGAGTCAAAGACCCTGTGAAAGAGCTACTGCGCAGAAAGAGAGGAAATACAGCTAAAACAGTGCCCCcaactgca GTGGTGATTCCCAACAATACTTTGCCATCATATACACATGTTG gGTCTTCTGGTTTCCCAGGAAGCAGCCAAAGTTCTCTGAATGAATCAGCTGTAGACGTTGGTGCGCTGTGTCCTGGTTGGGTTGCTCAGCCCAGCGGCACAGCTGCTTTTCAGCCCCTGGGTCATTGGGCTCCTCCTGAGTATTTCCAACATGAGCAGAGCCTCTCTACCCTCCCCTCCCTTACAAGCGACATGTATGTCCAGCCTGTGTGTCCCAGCTATGCAGTGGTGGGCCCGTCGTCTGTTCTCACCCTGGCCCACGCCCCTCTCTTCACCAACCTCGGG ACCATAAGCTCCTCCAGCTCAGGCCTGCCCCAGATAGATGTCCAAGATGGCTCACTGGCATACATTCCATGGGCCCCACCCTTGTCCCCCTGCCCACAGAATGTGGCTCCCCAGCTCCTGCCCATGGCTGTGCCTGTGTCTGAATCAGAACCGCAGCAGGAGGAACCTGCTCCATCCTCAGAGGGTACCTTAGCTTTGGAGAAACTtctggaagaggaggaggaagatcaGAAAGAGCCCTATGCCTGCAGTCCTTCATTGTTTACACAAGACATTTAG